CTCCGAAATTTTTAGGTGAAACTTCGATGATTACGGCACTCTTATCTGCTGCACTTCCCACAAGGATGGATTCTGAAACGAAAACTTTTCTTTTTTTAGCAATAGCAATTGCTTCCTCAATATTTTTAGCATACTGCAGAATTTCTCTTGTAACAAGAGAAATAGGTGTTTTTGCTGTCAAAGGAATTTTTGATTTCCCGGCATTAATTGTCACTGAGATTCCTTCTTTATTCATCCCGGAAACAACACCTATCATTCCCGGCCAGCTTACTGACATGTATGGAATTCCTTCTTCGGGCTGAACAAATTCTACCAGTTTATTTTTTGCAAAGTCATCTCCTACATAAAAATCAAAATTTCTTCCGATCAACAAGTCTTCGTCTTCCGTATTTTCGTTCCATACAGCGAGTGAAGTACAGCCTACCATGGCCAGATCCTGCATGGCATGTCCGATATCGTGGGCTCCGTGCAGGTAAAGATTTCTTAAATATTTGGGAGCAATAAAATCATACTGATCCGATGAATATTGTGACAAACCATATAATTCTGCCTGATAATCTTCTCTTACATTGAGATACATTTTTCTATTATACCATTTTAAAAAACCTCTTAGCAGCCTTTGTCGGAATTTTGAAGGCACAAATCCTTCCACTTTTGAAAAGAAAATGCTTTCCTGCTTCTGCATCAAACTTTGTGTCAATGCTCCGTTGTTATATCCCAGCTGCAAAGGATTTCCTTTAATATAAAGTTCCCAGAGCTGCTGCTTATTTTTGGTAAGATAATTCTGATTGTAGCTGAAAGTGCTGTCATTAATCTTGTTTACTTTTGGAACTTCCAGAGCATATTGTTTTACATTGGGAATGTGATGGATAGATTTTGATATTCCGCAGGAAATGAGGAAAAAACAAAAAGTAAGGTAAAGAAGAGTTCTTTTATAGGGTGAATAAATGGTTTTCGTTTTTTTCACTTTAGTTTTTATTAATCATTTGTCTCAACCGCGTGTCAATCGTTTTTTTTCCCAGAATTTCTGCACAGGTATTAAAAGCACCGATGGTCACTCCTAAAATCCCATGCATATTCACAGATTGCCCTGTCAAAAACAGATTGTCGATTTTCGTGCGGGGAGAAACCATTGTTTTAAGAGGATTCTCAGAGCTTTTCATGTATCCATACATATTTCCTTCAAAATTCCCGATATAGTCCCGGTAAGACAAGGGAGAAGAAGTATATATTGTTTTGATGGCACGCCTTAGATTGGGAATTTTCTTTTCCAGAGCGTCCAGCATTTTTTCTGTTTTTTCAAGCTTAAATATTTCATAAGCAGTTCCTCTTTCATGCTCATCCGCTACAGTATTGAATGTATTTTCCCATTCTTTAACCTCATCAAAATCCATATAGGAAATTGCGGTAAGACTTTCTGCAAATTCGGGATAATGCTTCGAAGGTGTGGAAGAAAGCATATAGGTTTCCGGCCATGATTCTTTTTGATAACGGAATGCGTTCCAGACTTGTTCTTCTGATGAATAGTGATACCTGTTGTAATTGAAATTCGGAAGACTTTGAGGTTTTAAAACCAGATAAATACTAAAACACGATGAAACCGGCTTCCAGCTTAAAACCCTGTTCAGAAAGGATTTTTTTAGTCTTTCTTCTCCTATCAGATTAATGGTGGAACGAATCTCTATATTTGAGATAAACTGTTTTGCAGAGTATTCTTTTCCTTCTTTCGTTTTTACGGATGCTAATACATTATTTTCATTAAAAACAAATTCGGAAACTTCCGAATGCTTGTGAACTTCTGCTCCATATTCCCGAAGTTTTCTGATCAGAAGTTTAGAGATCTGGCTTCCTCCTTTTACACACTTGTAAGCGCTTTGGATATAGGAATTTACCGTTAAAGCATGTACGTAGAAAGGTACATTTTCAGAGTCTCCGGCATATAAAAAATTGGAGCCCAGTAAAACAGCCTGAAGTCTTTTGTTCTGGGTAACGGATTCAATAAATCGTTTGGTATTAAGATGCAGAATTTCCTCGTTGTAATTATCTTTTCCTACCACATGATATCTTGGAAACTGGCTGCAGACATACTGAATCTCTTCGCAGTAGTTTTCAAGGTTTCCTCTTTCTTCAGGAAAATACTTGGAAAGCTGCTCAACGAAATTCTGATAGCCCTGTGCATGTGGATATTCTATTTCATCATCCCCAAAACTGATCCTGTCATATCCGTCCTCATCCATCAGGTGAAGTTCTAGATCATCCAGAATTTCCAGATAGGAAAAGAATTGATGCAGGTTTTGCCCTTTGGATAAACCTCCAAGATAATGAACTCCCGTGTCAAAAATCAGTTTGTCCCTTGAAAAAGTCTGCAGATTTCCCCCGTATTGGTTATTTTTCTCAAGCACACACACTTTCAGACCTTCTTTCGCCAAAATAAGAGCTGAAACAAGACCTCCCAATCCGCTGCCGATTACAAGTATGTCGTATGCTTTCTTCAAAAGAGAATGTGCTTTTAATAATTAAGAAACAGGGAATTTAAGATATTTAAAG
This DNA window, taken from Chryseobacterium viscerum, encodes the following:
- a CDS encoding C45 family autoproteolytic acyltransferase/hydolase, whose amino-acid sequence is MKKTKTIYSPYKRTLLYLTFCFFLISCGISKSIHHIPNVKQYALEVPKVNKINDSTFSYNQNYLTKNKQQLWELYIKGNPLQLGYNNGALTQSLMQKQESIFFSKVEGFVPSKFRQRLLRGFLKWYNRKMYLNVREDYQAELYGLSQYSSDQYDFIAPKYLRNLYLHGAHDIGHAMQDLAMVGCTSLAVWNENTEDEDLLIGRNFDFYVGDDFAKNKLVEFVQPEEGIPYMSVSWPGMIGVVSGMNKEGISVTINAGKSKIPLTAKTPISLVTREILQYAKNIEEAIAIAKKRKVFVSESILVGSAADKSAVIIEVSPKNFGVYSVKNTSRVLCTNHFQSEAYKDDKRNHKHIEESHSEYRYEKLQELLQEEKKITPKKMASILRNRSGLKDESIGYGNEKALNQLLAHHAVIFSPQKKLVWVSSNPYQLGEFVCYDLNEIFSDKGLQPDNFSKSNLNIPRDPFADSEEFQNYELSKMYGKEINEAANDKNTLLTDGVIPSYQSMNPDFWMVYYQSGKYYFNKKEYSKAKTEFEKALTKEITTVPDRKNVEKYLKKTLKKLK
- a CDS encoding phytoene desaturase family protein, whose protein sequence is MKKAYDILVIGSGLGGLVSALILAKEGLKVCVLEKNNQYGGNLQTFSRDKLIFDTGVHYLGGLSKGQNLHQFFSYLEILDDLELHLMDEDGYDRISFGDDEIEYPHAQGYQNFVEQLSKYFPEERGNLENYCEEIQYVCSQFPRYHVVGKDNYNEEILHLNTKRFIESVTQNKRLQAVLLGSNFLYAGDSENVPFYVHALTVNSYIQSAYKCVKGGSQISKLLIRKLREYGAEVHKHSEVSEFVFNENNVLASVKTKEGKEYSAKQFISNIEIRSTINLIGEERLKKSFLNRVLSWKPVSSCFSIYLVLKPQSLPNFNYNRYHYSSEEQVWNAFRYQKESWPETYMLSSTPSKHYPEFAESLTAISYMDFDEVKEWENTFNTVADEHERGTAYEIFKLEKTEKMLDALEKKIPNLRRAIKTIYTSSPLSYRDYIGNFEGNMYGYMKSSENPLKTMVSPRTKIDNLFLTGQSVNMHGILGVTIGAFNTCAEILGKKTIDTRLRQMINKN